From Xiphophorus hellerii strain 12219 chromosome 20, Xiphophorus_hellerii-4.1, whole genome shotgun sequence, the proteins below share one genomic window:
- the LOC116711110 gene encoding aflatoxin B1 aldehyde reductase member 4-like isoform X1, whose protein sequence is MVWIIRGGLCTVRHTNNIKTVLVHLPRLAFCRNMSSSPVKRPVTLLGTMAFGGRADAEQSREMVKAFLDRGHKQVDTAFMYVDGKSEAIIGGMNLPKTVSIATKANPWDGKTLKPESVRSQLETSLKRLKTDCVDLFYLHAPDHQNPVVETLRACNELHKEGKFKELGLSNYASWEVAEIACICKHHSWIVPTVYQGMYNATTRQVETELLPCLRYYGMKFYAYNPLAGGLLTGKYHYEDKDGSQPAGRFFGNNWAAAYRDRYWKPSHFQAIELVLKALESAYGSEKPTMTSAAMRWMYHHSQLKGDLGDGVIIGMSNMEQLQQNLAAAEEGPLDQRVVQAFKEAWDLVAHECPNYFR, encoded by the exons ATGGTGTGGATAATAAGAGGCGGACTCTGCACAGTCAGACACACCAATAACATAAAAACCGTCCTCGTACACTTGCCTCGGCTTGCATTCTGCAGAAACATGTCTTCGTCCCCAGTTAAACGGCCAGTTACTTTATTGGGAACCATGGCGTTCGGGGGACGAGCGGACGCCGAGCAGAGCCGGGAGATGGTGAAGGCTTTCCTGGACAGGGGGCACAAGCAGGTGGACACAGCCTTCATGTACGTGGATGGGAAGTCGGAGGCCATCATAGGTGGCATGAACCTTCCCAAAACAG TAAGCATAGCAACCAAGGCAAACCCGTGGGATGGGAAAACCCTGAAGCCGGAGAGCGTCCGCTCACAGCTTGAAACCTCCCTGAAGAGACTGAAGACTGACTGCGTGGACCTCTTTTACCTTCATGCTCCTGATCACCAAAACCCCGTCGTGGAAACTCTCAGGGCTTGCAATGAGCTCCACAAAGAG GGTAAATTCAAAGAGCTTGGACTGTCAAACTACGCGTCTTGGGAAGTTGCTGAAATTGCATGCATCTGCAAACACCACAGCTGGATTGTTCCCACTGTTTATCAG GGAATGTACAACGCTACAACAAGACAGGTGGAGACAGAACTGCTACCATGCCTGAGATACTATGGAATGAAGTTTTATGCATACAATCCTCTCGCAG GCGGTCTCCTCACAGGGAAGTACCACTATGAGGACAAAGACGGCTCTCAGCCTGCTGGCCGATTCTTTGGCAACAACTGGGCTGCAGCATACAGAGACAG ATACTGGAAGCCGAGTCATTTCCAGGCTATAGAGTTGGTTCTGAAGGCATTAGAGAGCGCGTATGGCTCTGAGAAACCCACCATGACTTCTGCTGCAATGCGCTGGATGTACCACCACTCCCAACTCAAG GGTGATCTTGGAGACGGAGTCATCATTGGAATGTCAAACATGGAGCAACTTCAGCAGAACCtggctgcagctgaagaaggTCCTCTGGATCAGAGAGTGGTCCAAGCCTTCAAGGAGGCCTGGGACCTTGTAGCCCATGAGTGTCCCAACTACTTCAGATGA
- the LOC116711111 gene encoding mRNA turnover protein 4 homolog, with amino-acid sequence MPKSKRDKKISLTKTAKKGLESKQKLIEELRKCVDTYRNLFIFSVENMRNNKLKDIRTAWKHSRFFFGKNKVMIVALGKGQTDEYKDNLHKVSKYLRGEVGVLFTNKTKDEVQEYFNHFKETDYARGGNQAQMDVTLEEGPLEQFPHSMEPQLRQLGLPTALKKGVVTLLKAYDVCKEGDVLTPEQARLLKLFAIEMAEFKVQIKCMWNSETGEFESLAGEEEPLEEKDDDDDDDDDAE; translated from the exons ATGCCGAAGTCAAAGAGGGACAAGAAAA TCTCATTAACAAAAACTGCCAAGAAGGGTCTGGAATCCAAACAGAAGTTAATCGAGGAG CTACGGAAATGTGTGGACACCTATAGAAACCTGTTCATATTCTCTGTGGAAAATATGAGGAATAACAAGTTGAAAGACATCAGGACAGCATGGAAACACAGCAG ATTCTTCtttggcaaaaataaagtgATGATTGTTGCTTTGGGAAAAGGACAAACAGATGAATACAAAGATAATTTGCACAAG GTCAGCAAGTATTTGCGTGGAGAGGTGGGAGTACTTTTCACTaacaaaacaaaggatgaaGTACAAGA ATATTTTAACCATTTCAAAGAGACGGACTACGCTCGTGGAGGCAACCAGGCACAGATGGATGTAACGCTGGAAGAAGGTCCTCTTGAACAGTTTCCTCACTCAATGGAGCCTCAACTGAGGCAGCTGGGACTTCCCACTGCTTTAAAGAAAG GAGTGGTAACGCTGCTCAAAGCCTACGATGTCTGTAAAGAAGGGGACGTTCTGACTCCTGAACAAGCTCGGCTTCTG AAACTGTTTGCCATTGAGATGGCAGAATTTAAAGTGCAGATCAAATGTATGTGGAACTCGGAGACAGGCGAGTTTGAGAGTTTGGCTGGTGAGGAAGAGCCTCTGGAGGAaaaggatgatgatgatgatgatgatgatgatgcagaATAA
- the LOC116711110 gene encoding aflatoxin B1 aldehyde reductase member 2-like isoform X2 has translation MVWIIRGGLCTVRHTNNIKTVLVHLPRLAFCRNMSSSPVKRPVTLLGTMAFGGRADAEQSREMVKAFLDRGHKQVDTAFMYVDGKSEAIIGGMNLPKTVSIATKANPWDGKTLKPESVRSQLETSLKRLKTDCVDLFYLHAPDHQNPVVETLRACNELHKEGKFKELGLSNYASWEVAEIACICKHHSWIVPTVYQGMYNATTRQVETELLPCLRYYGMKFYAYNPLAGGLLTGKYHYEDKDGSQPAGRFFGNNWAAAYRDRYWKPSHFQAIELVLKALESAYGSEKPTMTSAAMRWMYHHSQLKVL, from the exons ATGGTGTGGATAATAAGAGGCGGACTCTGCACAGTCAGACACACCAATAACATAAAAACCGTCCTCGTACACTTGCCTCGGCTTGCATTCTGCAGAAACATGTCTTCGTCCCCAGTTAAACGGCCAGTTACTTTATTGGGAACCATGGCGTTCGGGGGACGAGCGGACGCCGAGCAGAGCCGGGAGATGGTGAAGGCTTTCCTGGACAGGGGGCACAAGCAGGTGGACACAGCCTTCATGTACGTGGATGGGAAGTCGGAGGCCATCATAGGTGGCATGAACCTTCCCAAAACAG TAAGCATAGCAACCAAGGCAAACCCGTGGGATGGGAAAACCCTGAAGCCGGAGAGCGTCCGCTCACAGCTTGAAACCTCCCTGAAGAGACTGAAGACTGACTGCGTGGACCTCTTTTACCTTCATGCTCCTGATCACCAAAACCCCGTCGTGGAAACTCTCAGGGCTTGCAATGAGCTCCACAAAGAG GGTAAATTCAAAGAGCTTGGACTGTCAAACTACGCGTCTTGGGAAGTTGCTGAAATTGCATGCATCTGCAAACACCACAGCTGGATTGTTCCCACTGTTTATCAG GGAATGTACAACGCTACAACAAGACAGGTGGAGACAGAACTGCTACCATGCCTGAGATACTATGGAATGAAGTTTTATGCATACAATCCTCTCGCAG GCGGTCTCCTCACAGGGAAGTACCACTATGAGGACAAAGACGGCTCTCAGCCTGCTGGCCGATTCTTTGGCAACAACTGGGCTGCAGCATACAGAGACAG ATACTGGAAGCCGAGTCATTTCCAGGCTATAGAGTTGGTTCTGAAGGCATTAGAGAGCGCGTATGGCTCTGAGAAACCCACCATGACTTCTGCTGCAATGCGCTGGATGTACCACCACTCCCAACTCAAG GTTCTGTAG